A window from Sceloporus undulatus isolate JIND9_A2432 ecotype Alabama chromosome 8, SceUnd_v1.1, whole genome shotgun sequence encodes these proteins:
- the LOC121914776 gene encoding mixed lineage kinase domain-like protein translates to MVSAFFRTRLRKVRKIFEEEVRTLKRLESPYILRMYGICIDEKGSIPEYSIVMEYCEKGTLREVLKKEPGLSWEIRTEMASDAAAGLYRLHQVGDKGQLHRCINSTNFLVAKGYCVKLSGFKLEQTESSISGKCKEKTPKEVASSAYICPEGLASVNHPYSKASEIYSFGIVLWEIATGKIPFAGCTSEEIYEKVHRQKYQEPLGEDCPSFLQEVINQCRDYEPSKRPSAEVIVNQLLVNQEQAS, encoded by the exons atggtTTCAGCCTTTTTTCGAACCCGTCTCAGGAAGGTGAGGAAGATCTTTGAGGAGGAGGTCAGGACCCTGAAGAGGCTGGAGTCTCCCTATATCCTTCGGATGTATGGCATCTGCATTGATGAAAAGG GCTCGATCCCCGAATACTCCATTGTCATGGAGTATTGTGAAAAGGGGACCCTGAGGGAAGTCCTGAAGAAGGAACCCGGCTTATCCTGGGAGATTCGGACGGAGATGGCCTCCGATGCCGCGGCCGGTCTGTACAG GTTGCATCAAGTGGGCGACAAGGGCCAGCTGCACCGCTGCATCAACAGCACCAACTTCCTGGTGGCAAAAGGCTATTGTGTGAAG CTGTCTGGGTTCAAGCTGGAGCAAACGGAGTCGTCCATCAGTGGGAAGTGCAAGGAGAAAACGCCCAAAGAGGTGGCCTCTTCGGCCTACATCTGCCCCGAGGGTCTAGCGTCCGTGAACCATCCCTACAGCAAGGCCAGTGAAATATACAG CTTTGGCATTGTGCTGTGGGAGATTGCAACCGGGAAGATCCCATTTGCAG GTTGCACTTCAGAGGAGATCTATGAGAAGGTCCATAGACAGAAGTACCAGGAACCTTTGGGGGAAGACTGCCCATCCTTCCTGCAGGAGGTCATCAACCAATGTCGGGACTATGAGCCCTCCAAGCGTCCATCTGCCGAAG TGATTGTCAACCAGCTCCTTGTCAACCAAGAACAGGCATCTTGA